In one Nostoc sp. KVJ3 genomic region, the following are encoded:
- a CDS encoding GTPase family protein codes for MVRLKLWQWVVLAIPIAFIVIFLLVSAGSQIHTWGISWIWGVFTLLFVGWRWLLVKWTQPAVNQVEAVLAQVQEELESAVEDTARPPVGSDVTKLAETALQEILQAAQSDRPIWEDWQTFWTRCQDLVVAIAHIYNPQIQYPLLNIYVPQAYGLIRGTVDDMDQWMQKLSPVLNQVTVGQAYQGYEVYRKLEPSARKFWKAWNWAQWVLNPVAAVAKKASQGSSNQATQQLLGNLSQLFREAALRNLCRQAIALYGRSTLPVSATVVSTPTLPKAKTQTLREILTQAQPAEAVEQKPVNILLVGRTGSGKSSLINTLFQADLAAVDVLPSTDRIQNYQWHTQSGETLTLLDTPGYEQVNRADLRNLVLDYAINSDLLLLVTPALDPALQMDVDFLQDIKAEVPDLPAIAIVTQVDRLRPIREWQPPYDWEWGNLPKEIAIREATEYRAKLLGSFCNLVLPVVTSDSKTGRVAWGVEALSLGLIDAIAPTKQLRLARFLRNLEARTVAAAKIIDHYTFQMATTQGLTALLKSPILQFVSTLSTGSPALAYMLAEQIPVEQLPIVIGKLQMAYELFSLLNTTNPNPLNFELLSLWPLLLENSASPDRNAWAFGHALVEYWTQNLTVEELRQQFEYYLSIAK; via the coding sequence ATGGTGCGATTAAAACTCTGGCAGTGGGTGGTCTTAGCAATCCCGATCGCGTTTATCGTTATTTTCTTGCTAGTATCCGCCGGTTCACAAATTCACACTTGGGGTATTAGTTGGATTTGGGGTGTGTTCACCCTTTTATTCGTTGGTTGGCGTTGGCTACTGGTAAAATGGACTCAACCTGCTGTTAACCAAGTGGAAGCTGTATTAGCCCAAGTCCAAGAAGAATTAGAATCGGCAGTAGAGGATACAGCAAGACCACCAGTAGGAAGTGATGTCACAAAGCTTGCAGAAACAGCACTTCAAGAGATTTTGCAAGCAGCACAAAGCGATCGCCCGATTTGGGAAGACTGGCAAACTTTTTGGACGCGATGCCAAGATTTAGTTGTAGCGATCGCTCATATCTACAATCCTCAAATTCAATATCCGCTGCTGAATATTTACGTCCCCCAGGCTTACGGGCTGATTCGGGGAACGGTGGATGATATGGATCAGTGGATGCAAAAGTTATCCCCTGTCCTCAATCAGGTAACAGTTGGACAAGCATACCAAGGATATGAAGTCTACCGGAAATTAGAACCATCGGCTCGAAAATTTTGGAAAGCTTGGAACTGGGCACAGTGGGTTTTAAATCCGGTGGCGGCGGTAGCAAAAAAAGCTAGTCAGGGTTCTAGTAACCAGGCAACTCAGCAATTATTGGGGAATTTGAGTCAGTTATTCCGGGAAGCTGCCCTAAGAAACTTATGTCGGCAAGCGATCGCTCTCTACGGACGTAGTACCTTACCAGTTTCAGCAACTGTAGTATCCACACCGACTTTACCCAAGGCAAAAACCCAAACACTCCGAGAAATCTTGACTCAAGCTCAACCAGCCGAGGCGGTTGAGCAAAAACCCGTGAATATTCTGCTGGTGGGGCGCACGGGATCGGGAAAAAGTAGCCTGATTAACACACTATTTCAGGCGGATCTCGCAGCCGTTGATGTTTTGCCCAGTACCGATCGCATTCAAAATTATCAATGGCATACTCAAAGCGGGGAAACTCTGACGCTTTTGGACACACCTGGCTATGAACAAGTCAACCGTGCCGATCTCCGAAATTTGGTGCTTGATTATGCCATTAATTCAGATTTACTGCTGTTAGTTACCCCTGCCCTCGATCCGGCGTTACAAATGGATGTGGACTTTTTGCAAGATATCAAAGCAGAAGTTCCAGATTTACCAGCGATCGCGATCGTTACTCAAGTAGATCGGCTGCGTCCCATCCGCGAATGGCAACCGCCTTATGATTGGGAATGGGGCAATCTCCCAAAAGAAATTGCTATTCGGGAAGCTACTGAGTATCGCGCTAAACTGCTAGGAAGCTTTTGTAATCTAGTTCTACCTGTGGTTACAAGTGACAGCAAAACGGGTCGAGTTGCTTGGGGAGTAGAAGCCCTGTCACTGGGATTAATAGATGCGATCGCACCTACTAAGCAACTGCGTCTCGCCCGCTTTTTGCGTAATCTCGAAGCCCGCACCGTCGCGGCTGCCAAAATTATTGACCACTACACCTTCCAAATGGCGACAACACAGGGACTAACAGCATTGCTCAAAAGTCCCATTCTCCAATTTGTTTCTACACTCTCAACGGGATCTCCAGCCCTAGCCTATATGCTGGCAGAGCAAATTCCTGTGGAACAGTTGCCGATTGTGATTGGCAAACTCCAAATGGCTTATGAGCTTTTCTCGCTCTTGAATACAACTAACCCTAACCCGCTCAACTTTGAATTGCTATCCCTCTGGCCGTTACTGCTGGAAAACTCCGCTTCCCCCGATCGCAACGCCTGGGCATTTGGTCACGCCCTAGTCGAGTATTGGACTCAAAATTTGACGGTTGAAGAACTCCGGCAGCAATTTGAGTATTATCTGTCCATTGCTAAATAA
- a CDS encoding ATP-binding protein has translation MKNILQTAISQEQDSHQSYSISSYNRLLLVVKDLACVRTIEEIIEIVRLAARDLTNADGVTFVLRDGECCHYVDENAIGPLWKGMRFPLKSCISGWAMLNKKAAVIEDIYQDARIPIDAYKVTFVKSLVMVPIRIADPLGAIGAYWSTPHLATSEEIELLEILTDTTAVAIANVQLFQKLTNQNALKDKFIAMLAHELRNPVAPISNGVQLLKLKLGETGAVGETVLMMQHQIKHLSKLIDELLDISSITYGKISLNLEKFNLVDLVRQSINDHAQAIERSNVTVVQDLPNRPVWADVDSTRFFQIFGNLLDNAFKFSKPDGTIWVDLSLIPGENGSGSVAVLSVKDSGIGIEPTILPELFEPFTQGDRSLDRSRGGLGLGLSVVKSLVELHGGNVEASSRGIDLGAEFKVTLPVCEEITILESDSEIVEAAEKSLKILVIEDNDDSALSLKAVLEYYGHEVSIASNGILGIQTAREFEPHVIICDIGLPEMDGFAVAKELSKDSKFTRSILIALTGYGSQEDKELALQAGFKCHLTKPVDFEILMAEIDRYFLLSA, from the coding sequence ATGAAAAATATATTACAAACCGCTATCTCTCAAGAACAGGATTCACATCAAAGCTATAGTATTTCGTCTTATAATCGGTTGCTTTTGGTTGTGAAAGATTTGGCTTGTGTGCGGACTATTGAGGAAATTATTGAAATTGTGCGTTTAGCTGCTCGCGATCTCACTAATGCTGATGGAGTCACTTTTGTCCTCCGGGATGGTGAATGTTGCCACTATGTTGATGAAAACGCAATTGGGCCACTTTGGAAAGGTATGCGTTTTCCGCTCAAGTCTTGCATCTCCGGTTGGGCAATGCTCAATAAAAAAGCAGCCGTGATTGAGGATATTTACCAGGATGCTCGAATTCCTATTGATGCTTATAAAGTGACTTTTGTCAAGAGTTTAGTGATGGTTCCGATACGGATTGCCGATCCACTAGGTGCGATCGGAGCCTACTGGAGTACACCCCACTTAGCCACATCTGAAGAAATAGAACTGCTTGAGATTTTGACCGATACTACAGCAGTGGCGATCGCAAACGTTCAACTTTTTCAGAAACTTACGAACCAAAACGCCCTAAAAGACAAATTTATTGCGATGCTAGCTCACGAATTGAGGAATCCTGTTGCGCCCATCTCGAATGGGGTTCAGCTTCTCAAATTGAAGTTGGGCGAGACTGGTGCAGTGGGAGAAACAGTTTTAATGATGCAACACCAGATTAAGCACCTCTCGAAATTGATCGATGAGCTACTCGATATATCATCCATCACTTACGGGAAGATTTCATTAAATCTTGAGAAGTTCAATCTGGTAGATTTGGTTCGCCAGAGTATTAATGACCATGCCCAAGCAATAGAAAGATCGAACGTTACTGTAGTACAAGATTTGCCAAACAGACCAGTGTGGGCTGATGTTGACTCTACCCGCTTCTTTCAAATTTTTGGGAACCTACTTGATAATGCTTTCAAGTTCTCAAAGCCAGATGGGACGATCTGGGTGGATCTCTCATTGATTCCAGGCGAGAATGGCTCAGGCAGTGTGGCAGTTTTATCTGTAAAAGATTCAGGGATAGGGATAGAGCCAACAATTTTACCAGAACTCTTCGAGCCATTTACCCAGGGCGATCGCAGCTTAGACCGTTCAAGGGGCGGGCTAGGTTTGGGACTTTCGGTAGTCAAAAGTCTTGTTGAACTTCATGGTGGTAATGTTGAAGCCTCAAGTAGAGGGATCGATTTGGGAGCAGAATTCAAAGTTACTCTCCCTGTATGCGAAGAGATTACAATCTTAGAAAGCGATTCGGAGATTGTAGAGGCGGCTGAAAAATCGCTGAAGATTTTAGTCATCGAAGATAACGACGATTCAGCCTTATCATTAAAAGCAGTGCTTGAATACTACGGGCATGAAGTTTCCATTGCCAGTAATGGAATTTTAGGGATACAAACTGCAAGAGAGTTTGAGCCTCATGTAATTATTTGTGATATTGGACTTCCCGAAATGGATGGATTTGCGGTTGCAAAAGAACTGAGTAAAGACTCAAAATTTACTCGCTCAATTTTGATTGCCCTCACCGGCTACGGTAGCCAGGAGGATAAGGAACTTGCGCTTCAGGCTGGTTTTAAATGCCACTTGACCAAACCTGTAGACTTTGAAATACTTATGGCAGAAATTGATCGATACTTTCTCCTGAGTGCGTAA
- the ebsA gene encoding type IV pilus biogenesis protein EbsA encodes MSIEQLQPATQQQASVYLPYVQGTKRNFLLHAISLYQKGVLEGHRKIEGSEHIPFVASWNVGTLPSDLTRCRIQFDGNADLSYELMMASFEFINFLIELMDNYKRHRVTDFSQPFYRKLLRIDD; translated from the coding sequence ATGTCTATTGAGCAACTCCAACCTGCTACTCAACAACAAGCGAGTGTTTATTTACCTTACGTCCAGGGCACTAAGCGTAATTTCTTACTCCATGCCATCAGTCTTTATCAAAAAGGGGTTTTGGAAGGACACCGGAAGATAGAAGGTAGTGAACATATCCCCTTTGTCGCCTCCTGGAATGTTGGTACTTTACCTTCAGACTTAACCCGTTGCCGAATTCAGTTTGATGGCAATGCTGACTTGAGTTATGAACTGATGATGGCTAGTTTCGAGTTTATTAATTTTTTAATTGAACTTATGGACAACTATAAACGTCATCGCGTGACCGATTTTTCACAACCGTTTTACCGCAAGTTATTGCGTATAGATGATTAA
- the nifJ gene encoding pyruvate:ferredoxin (flavodoxin) oxidoreductase, which produces MNKTFATIDGNEAVARVAYKLNEVIAIYPITPSSAMGEWADAWSAEGRPNLWGTVPSVVQMQSEGGAAGAVHGALQTGSLSTTFTASQGLLLMIPNFYKIAGELTSAVVHVAARSLATHALSIFGDHSDVMAARATGFALLCSASVQESQDFALIAHAATLEARVSFMHFFDGFRTSHEVQKVKLLSDEDLRSLIHDHFILAHRSRALTPDRPVLRGTAQNPDVYFQGREGANPYYNACPEIVQRIMDEFGELTGRHYKIYEYYGAKDADRVIVLMGSGCETVHETVDYLNARGEKLGVVKVRLYRPFDVQRFVAVLPNSVKAIAVLDRTKEAGSAGEPLYLDVVAAIHEAWGEEAGEQGAGCRGEDLLPCPPPPAPLPKIIGGRYGLSSKEFTPAMVKGIFDNLAEAKPKNHFTIGINDDVTYTSLKFDPTFSTESDNVVRAMFYGLGADGTVGANKNSIKIIGEETDNYAQGYFVYDSKKSGSMTVSHLRFGKEPIRSTYLIDQANFIGCHHWGFLERINILKAAIPGATLLLNSPYNADSVWENLPVKVQQQIIDKHLKLYVINASEVARESGMGGRINTIMQVCFFALAGVLPQEEAIAKIKQAIDKTYGKKGAEVVRMNLQAVDNTLDNLHKVDVPETPLTTNSSLLTPNSPLNSAPEFVREVLGKIMVWEGDDLPVSTLPVDGTFPVGTAKWEKRNVAQEIPVWEPDVCVQCGKCVMVCPHSAIRAKAYQADELVNAPVTFKSTGAKDKDFTNQKFTIQIAPEDCTGCAICVDICPAKNKSEPLRKAINMAQQLPLQEQERKNWDFFLSLPNPDRRSLKLNQIRQQQLQEPLFEFSGACAGCGETPYLKLLTQLFGDRAVIANATGCSSIYGGNLPTTPWTTNAQGRGPAWSNNLFEDNAEFGFGFRLSLDKQAEFAAELLQQLGSEIDENLVYSILKAEQKSEADIWEQRERIELLQQKLDEIVTFDPNLKSKIQNLKSLADYLVRKSVWIVGGDGWAYDIDFGGIDHVIASGRNVNILVMDTEVYSNTGGQSSKATPRAAVAKYAASGKPAPKKDLGMIAMTYGNVYVASVALGARDEHTLKAFLEAEAYDGPSIIIAYSHCIAHGINMTTGMNHQKTLVESGRWLLYRHNPELLNQGKNPLQLDMRSPTQSVEHSMYQENRFKMLTKSKPEVAKHLLEQAQAEVDVRWQMYQYLAKREPL; this is translated from the coding sequence ATGAACAAAACCTTTGCAACCATTGATGGGAATGAAGCTGTTGCCCGTGTTGCTTACAAATTAAATGAAGTAATTGCTATTTATCCCATCACCCCCTCTTCAGCGATGGGTGAATGGGCGGATGCTTGGTCAGCAGAAGGTCGTCCTAACCTCTGGGGTACTGTTCCCAGCGTTGTGCAGATGCAGAGCGAGGGGGGAGCGGCTGGTGCTGTGCATGGGGCATTACAAACGGGTTCCCTGAGTACCACCTTCACGGCATCTCAAGGGTTGTTGTTAATGATACCCAATTTCTACAAAATTGCTGGTGAACTTACTAGCGCTGTAGTTCACGTTGCTGCTCGTTCCCTAGCTACCCATGCTTTATCCATTTTTGGCGATCATAGCGATGTGATGGCAGCTCGTGCTACTGGTTTTGCCTTGCTGTGTTCTGCTTCGGTGCAGGAAAGTCAAGATTTTGCTCTCATCGCCCATGCTGCGACTCTAGAGGCGCGGGTGTCTTTTATGCACTTCTTTGACGGCTTCCGTACCTCCCATGAAGTGCAGAAGGTTAAACTGCTGTCAGATGAAGATTTGCGATCGCTTATCCACGATCATTTCATACTTGCCCATCGCAGTCGAGCGTTGACCCCAGATCGTCCAGTTTTGCGTGGTACTGCCCAAAACCCCGATGTCTACTTTCAAGGACGTGAAGGCGCTAACCCTTACTACAACGCTTGTCCAGAAATTGTCCAGCGCATCATGGATGAATTTGGAGAACTCACGGGGAGACATTACAAAATCTATGAATATTACGGTGCCAAGGATGCCGATCGCGTTATCGTTCTTATGGGTTCAGGCTGTGAAACCGTCCATGAAACAGTCGATTATCTTAACGCCCGTGGTGAAAAACTTGGTGTAGTGAAAGTGCGACTTTACCGCCCCTTTGATGTCCAAAGATTTGTTGCAGTATTGCCAAATAGTGTAAAAGCGATCGCAGTTCTCGACCGTACCAAAGAAGCCGGTAGCGCCGGGGAGCCTTTGTATTTGGATGTTGTGGCTGCTATCCATGAAGCTTGGGGAGAAGAAGCAGGGGAGCAGGGAGCAGGGTGCAGGGGGGAGGATCTTCTCCCCTGCCCCCCGCCCCCTGCCCCTCTGCCTAAAATCATCGGTGGTCGTTACGGGCTTTCTTCTAAAGAATTTACTCCGGCGATGGTGAAGGGGATTTTTGATAACCTTGCTGAAGCTAAACCGAAGAATCATTTTACTATTGGGATTAATGACGATGTTACTTACACTTCTCTAAAGTTTGACCCCACATTCTCCACGGAATCGGATAATGTTGTTCGGGCAATGTTTTATGGGTTAGGCGCTGATGGTACTGTTGGAGCTAATAAAAACTCTATCAAGATTATTGGTGAAGAAACCGACAATTACGCCCAAGGCTACTTTGTCTACGATTCCAAGAAATCTGGTTCGATGACTGTCTCTCACCTCCGCTTCGGAAAAGAGCCAATTCGCTCTACTTACCTAATTGACCAAGCGAATTTTATTGGTTGTCATCATTGGGGATTTCTGGAACGCATCAATATTTTGAAGGCTGCTATTCCTGGGGCAACTTTGCTGCTTAATAGTCCATACAATGCAGATAGTGTCTGGGAAAATTTGCCCGTGAAGGTGCAGCAGCAAATTATCGATAAGCATTTGAAGTTATACGTAATCAATGCTAGTGAGGTTGCCCGTGAAAGTGGTATGGGTGGCAGAATTAACACCATTATGCAGGTATGTTTCTTTGCTTTAGCCGGAGTCTTGCCGCAAGAAGAAGCGATCGCTAAAATCAAACAAGCGATTGACAAGACTTATGGTAAAAAAGGCGCAGAAGTTGTCCGCATGAACCTGCAAGCCGTAGACAACACTCTAGACAACTTACATAAAGTAGATGTCCCAGAAACACCTCTAACTACTAACTCCTCACTCCTAACTCCTAACTCCCCACTTAACTCTGCTCCCGAATTTGTGCGGGAAGTTCTGGGTAAAATCATGGTGTGGGAAGGTGATGATTTACCTGTTAGCACCCTACCCGTTGATGGCACTTTTCCGGTAGGTACTGCCAAGTGGGAAAAGCGTAACGTTGCCCAAGAGATACCTGTATGGGAGCCGGATGTCTGCGTTCAGTGTGGGAAGTGCGTCATGGTTTGTCCCCATAGTGCCATTCGCGCTAAGGCTTATCAAGCCGATGAATTAGTTAATGCCCCAGTCACCTTTAAATCAACTGGTGCAAAAGATAAAGACTTTACCAATCAAAAATTTACCATTCAGATAGCCCCAGAAGACTGCACAGGATGCGCCATTTGTGTAGATATTTGCCCTGCTAAAAATAAATCTGAGCCATTGCGGAAAGCGATTAACATGGCGCAGCAGTTGCCATTACAAGAACAAGAGCGGAAAAACTGGGATTTCTTCTTGAGTTTACCTAATCCTGATAGGCGATCGCTCAAATTGAACCAGATTCGCCAACAACAACTGCAAGAACCTTTATTTGAATTCTCTGGTGCTTGTGCAGGTTGTGGTGAGACACCTTATTTAAAACTATTAACACAACTGTTTGGCGATCGCGCCGTCATCGCCAATGCAACAGGTTGTTCCTCAATCTATGGTGGAAATCTCCCCACCACTCCTTGGACAACAAACGCCCAAGGACGCGGCCCGGCGTGGTCTAATAATTTATTTGAAGATAACGCCGAATTCGGTTTTGGCTTCCGCCTCTCCCTGGATAAACAAGCTGAGTTTGCGGCAGAATTGTTGCAACAGTTGGGGAGTGAAATAGATGAAAACCTTGTCTACTCAATCCTGAAAGCTGAACAAAAATCTGAGGCTGACATTTGGGAACAGCGCGAAAGAATAGAACTGTTGCAGCAGAAGTTAGATGAAATTGTCACTTTCGATCCTAACCTCAAATCTAAAATCCAAAATCTCAAATCCCTTGCCGATTACTTGGTAAGAAAAAGCGTCTGGATTGTTGGCGGTGACGGTTGGGCTTATGATATTGATTTTGGCGGCATCGATCATGTAATTGCCAGTGGTCGAAATGTCAACATCTTAGTAATGGATACAGAAGTGTATTCTAATACAGGTGGTCAATCTTCTAAAGCTACGCCACGAGCCGCAGTTGCTAAATATGCCGCTAGTGGTAAACCTGCACCAAAGAAAGACTTAGGGATGATTGCCATGACCTACGGAAATGTCTACGTAGCGAGTGTAGCCCTTGGTGCTAGAGATGAACATACTCTCAAAGCATTTTTGGAAGCAGAAGCTTATGATGGCCCATCAATAATTATTGCTTACAGCCATTGCATCGCCCACGGCATTAATATGACTACCGGGATGAATCATCAGAAAACTTTGGTAGAATCAGGTCGTTGGTTGTTGTATCGGCATAATCCAGAGTTGCTTAACCAGGGTAAAAATCCATTGCAATTGGATATGCGATCGCCTACGCAATCAGTAGAACATTCGATGTATCAGGAAAATCGCTTCAAAATGCTCACCAAAAGCAAACCTGAAGTAGCCAAGCACTTGTTAGAACAAGCGCAAGCTGAGGTAGATGTACGTTGGCAAATGTACCAATATTTGGCAAAGCGCGAGCCTTTGTAA
- a CDS encoding phasin family protein yields the protein MAGFGDIVQKAFYLGVGLASYAGEKAGGKLAQVRSQVQKLADEMVAKGEMNTEEARRFVEEMMKQAQQVQPSGETSEKTPPSEPRRIEILEEDEEPTVKEGSNDENVDKLRQEVLNLQNELKRLQRDR from the coding sequence ATGGCTGGTTTTGGAGATATTGTTCAAAAAGCTTTTTACCTCGGTGTTGGATTAGCTTCTTACGCAGGTGAGAAAGCAGGGGGAAAATTAGCCCAAGTGCGATCGCAAGTCCAAAAACTGGCAGACGAAATGGTGGCCAAGGGCGAAATGAACACAGAAGAAGCCCGCCGCTTCGTCGAAGAGATGATGAAGCAAGCCCAACAGGTGCAACCATCTGGTGAAACCTCTGAAAAAACACCCCCTTCTGAACCTCGACGCATTGAAATTTTAGAGGAAGATGAAGAACCAACGGTGAAAGAGGGATCAAATGATGAGAATGTGGATAAATTACGCCAAGAAGTGCTAAACCTGCAAAACGAGTTAAAACGATTGCAACGCGATCGATAA
- the queF gene encoding preQ(1) synthase — protein sequence MTTDKLAEGLSQASQEMKYGERDIAEGKLITFSNPRVGRRYDINITLPEFTCKCPFSGYPDFATIYVTYIPDERVVELKALKLYINSYRDRYISHEESANQILDDFVAACDPLEATVKADFTPRGNVHTVVEVRHHKYPS from the coding sequence ATGACAACCGATAAATTAGCTGAAGGTTTATCCCAGGCAAGCCAAGAAATGAAGTATGGCGAACGCGACATTGCGGAAGGTAAATTAATTACCTTTTCAAATCCGCGTGTAGGGAGGCGATATGACATTAATATTACTTTGCCAGAATTTACTTGTAAATGTCCGTTTTCTGGTTATCCTGACTTTGCGACAATTTACGTTACATATATCCCTGATGAACGGGTAGTAGAATTGAAAGCGCTTAAGCTTTACATTAACAGTTACCGCGATCGCTATATTTCTCACGAAGAATCTGCTAATCAAATTTTGGATGATTTTGTGGCTGCATGCGATCCCTTAGAAGCCACTGTGAAAGCAGATTTTACGCCTCGTGGCAATGTACATACTGTAGTTGAAGTGCGTCATCATAAATATCCATCATAA
- a CDS encoding protein phosphatase 2C domain-containing protein, with protein sequence MISTQLTIYCINPSCNSPINPIGDKVCASCQTPLVHRYLWATGSLPPQITLGTKVADRYGVISHQIWLDTQPGLPPDVPEELPEEVIPYLRLYQERLHLPQAYGFASDGEEETTDILLLENVPIDATGNIYPTIVEAWEEATAVRQVYWLWQILQLWTPLSELGLSRSLLVVDNLRVQGWCVRLLELYQTPDEKKLSLQNLGECWQFWVASAKTPVAKGLQNIVQQMCEMEVELGDIATQLNGLLLASAAELPLVLKVAGSTDIGPIMAQNEDACYPDTLSYLDEPLLPQLSIVCDGIGGHEGGEVASKLAVQSIKLQIRALLAEVMEQAVLVSPELLQEQLEASLRVVNNVICARNNEQKRQGRERMATTIVMALQVPQRVQTSTGWQSNNTHELYLANVGDSRAYWITHNYCQLLTVDDDVATREVRFAKSLYRKALIRTDATALTQALGTRNAESLRLNIQRFIVEEDGILLLCSDGLSDNNRVEQYWQDYAIPVFKGQMTVEDAVRNWINLANEKNRRDNTSVVLTYCRVSPEYLVPVTPTLPEEIIEAEIQKEPEEIEEQDEEEEQEELISFTESSQTLLDLDLNLDISEEPVIISEIPPTLITKSNRGKHLVMLGGMLALLVGGTSLGLFAWWQINPQGLQQMCRQLPQRVQQLCPPRK encoded by the coding sequence ATGATTTCTACTCAACTGACAATTTATTGTATAAATCCAAGCTGTAATAGTCCCATTAATCCTATTGGAGATAAGGTTTGTGCCAGTTGCCAAACTCCCTTAGTTCACCGCTATCTTTGGGCTACTGGCTCATTGCCTCCTCAAATCACACTAGGTACAAAGGTAGCAGACAGGTATGGGGTAATTAGTCACCAGATTTGGCTGGATACTCAACCAGGACTCCCACCAGATGTCCCTGAAGAATTGCCAGAAGAAGTAATTCCTTATTTACGGTTATATCAAGAACGGTTACATCTGCCCCAGGCTTATGGGTTTGCTAGTGATGGTGAGGAAGAGACAACTGATATCCTCTTATTGGAAAATGTACCGATAGATGCAACAGGGAATATCTATCCAACTATTGTTGAGGCATGGGAAGAAGCAACGGCAGTACGACAAGTCTATTGGCTGTGGCAAATTCTCCAACTTTGGACACCTTTATCAGAATTAGGACTTAGCCGCAGTTTACTGGTAGTAGACAACTTGAGAGTCCAAGGTTGGTGTGTGCGACTATTGGAACTCTACCAAACACCAGATGAGAAGAAGCTGAGTTTACAAAATCTGGGAGAGTGTTGGCAGTTTTGGGTAGCATCTGCAAAGACACCAGTAGCCAAGGGGTTACAGAACATAGTTCAGCAGATGTGTGAAATGGAGGTTGAGCTAGGTGATATTGCGACTCAACTTAATGGTTTATTACTAGCATCTGCGGCAGAATTACCATTAGTGTTGAAGGTGGCAGGATCTACAGATATTGGCCCAATTATGGCGCAAAATGAAGATGCTTGCTACCCCGATACTTTGAGTTACTTAGATGAACCTTTATTACCCCAGTTGTCGATTGTTTGTGATGGCATTGGCGGACACGAAGGCGGTGAGGTTGCTAGTAAGTTAGCAGTCCAGTCTATAAAGTTGCAAATTCGCGCTTTACTAGCGGAGGTTATGGAACAAGCTGTACTTGTATCACCAGAGTTGTTGCAGGAACAACTAGAAGCAAGCTTACGGGTGGTAAATAATGTGATTTGTGCCCGCAATAACGAGCAAAAACGCCAAGGTAGAGAACGCATGGCTACAACCATTGTCATGGCGTTGCAAGTTCCCCAACGAGTACAGACAAGTACTGGATGGCAATCAAATAATACCCACGAACTTTACTTGGCTAATGTTGGCGATAGCCGTGCCTATTGGATTACTCATAATTATTGTCAGCTACTGACAGTAGATGATGATGTAGCAACACGGGAAGTCCGTTTTGCTAAAAGCTTGTATCGAAAAGCATTAATCAGAACAGATGCCACTGCCTTAACTCAAGCCTTGGGGACAAGAAATGCAGAATCTTTGCGTCTTAATATTCAGCGATTTATTGTAGAAGAAGATGGCATATTGCTACTGTGTTCTGATGGTTTAAGTGATAATAACCGGGTGGAGCAATATTGGCAAGATTATGCAATACCCGTGTTCAAAGGACAGATGACGGTTGAAGATGCTGTTCGCAACTGGATTAACTTGGCAAACGAAAAAAATAGGCGTGATAATACGTCAGTTGTTCTCACTTATTGCCGTGTCTCTCCAGAATACTTAGTACCTGTGACTCCGACATTGCCAGAAGAAATTATAGAAGCAGAAATACAAAAAGAACCAGAAGAAATAGAAGAACAAGACGAAGAAGAGGAGCAAGAGGAATTAATTTCCTTCACAGAAAGTTCCCAAACTTTGCTAGATTTGGATCTAAATTTGGATATTTCAGAGGAACCAGTTATAATCTCAGAAATTCCACCAACTTTGATTACAAAATCTAATCGGGGTAAACACTTGGTGATGCTAGGGGGAATGTTGGCGTTGCTTGTTGGCGGTACAAGTCTGGGATTATTTGCTTGGTGGCAAATTAATCCTCAAGGATTACAACAGATGTGTCGGCAACTTCCTCAAAGAGTGCAGCAGCTTTGTCCGCCTAGAAAGTAG
- a CDS encoding YciI family protein — protein MPWFVKIEEGKVDKPTFDQYVPAHKAYIQDLIAKGHKARTGYWAEQRGGMLLFEAASKEEAEAIVAEDPLVQHGCVNYQLYEWRIVME, from the coding sequence ATGCCGTGGTTTGTCAAAATTGAAGAAGGTAAAGTCGATAAACCTACCTTTGACCAATATGTACCTGCCCACAAAGCCTATATTCAGGACTTGATTGCTAAAGGACACAAAGCCCGAACAGGCTATTGGGCAGAGCAAAGAGGTGGGATGTTACTGTTTGAGGCAGCCTCAAAGGAAGAAGCAGAAGCAATTGTCGCTGAGGATCCCTTGGTGCAACACGGCTGCGTCAACTATCAGCTTTACGAATGGCGAATTGTTATGGAATAA